From Acinetobacter suaedae, one genomic window encodes:
- a CDS encoding polysaccharide biosynthesis protein, with protein sequence MKKIIHQFASAPRLYKQLFLVFLDILAFPIILWLCYSIRLFDIGAKVIPGIDHGIFLVSLIAILSLGLTGVYRFIVCTFDEVFIVKLAIAVALTMIALYVLNACTQAYVPMSIPFMFGFMMFAWVWASRAFIRFVVKASFYSELGRKRIAIYGAGDAGQQIAAALNRSDDHLSVFFIDDYASLQGQIVGGLKVYSVEKALQRFEKDHIDEILLALPSVGRVRKTEIIQQFESARLKITELPGLTQLVDGEIRVSDIQEVDIIDLLGRDPVPPIAHLLVKNIQNKVVMVTGAGGSIGSELCRQIIKNQPKLLVLYELTEFALYDIDKELRRTANCEIVPILGTVQDQQKLERIIEQYQVQTVYHAAAYKHVPLVECNPIAGLKNNAIGTANSLNAAVKKGVETFVLISTDKAVRPTNVMGASKRMAELYCQAVAETKPNTQISIVRFGNVLGSSGSVVPLFKQQIAAGGPITVTHPDVTRYFMTIPEASQLVIQAGALGSGGDVFLLDMGEPVRIQDLARQMIKLSGLKVREAGSLDGDIEIAYSGLRPGEKLYEELLIDQENTEYTQHTRILRSFEKHYPLEEIQEIFARINQMTAIDHDVDWALTQLEHYVDGYMRSGEVRVN encoded by the coding sequence GTGAAAAAGATTATTCATCAATTTGCCTCAGCGCCAAGATTATATAAACAACTTTTCCTCGTTTTTTTGGATATTTTAGCCTTTCCTATTATCTTATGGTTATGTTATTCGATTCGTCTGTTTGATATTGGTGCTAAAGTCATCCCTGGTATTGATCATGGTATTTTTCTTGTTAGTTTGATTGCAATTTTGAGTTTAGGCCTTACAGGAGTGTACCGGTTTATCGTATGCACCTTTGATGAGGTCTTTATTGTTAAATTGGCGATTGCTGTAGCTCTTACCATGATTGCTTTATATGTATTAAATGCATGTACTCAAGCTTATGTTCCAATGTCGATCCCATTCATGTTCGGTTTTATGATGTTTGCGTGGGTTTGGGCGAGTCGTGCATTTATTCGTTTTGTAGTGAAAGCATCTTTCTATTCTGAACTTGGACGTAAACGAATCGCTATTTATGGTGCGGGTGATGCTGGTCAACAAATTGCAGCTGCATTAAATCGTTCTGATGATCATTTATCGGTGTTCTTTATTGATGATTATGCATCATTACAAGGGCAAATTGTTGGTGGCTTAAAGGTTTATTCTGTAGAAAAGGCGTTACAACGGTTTGAGAAAGATCATATTGATGAAATCCTATTAGCGCTTCCTTCAGTTGGTCGGGTACGTAAAACTGAGATTATTCAACAATTCGAGTCAGCACGTCTTAAAATTACTGAGCTGCCAGGGTTAACCCAGTTAGTGGATGGTGAAATACGTGTCTCTGATATTCAGGAAGTGGATATTATTGATTTACTGGGACGTGATCCCGTACCGCCGATTGCACATTTGCTTGTTAAAAATATTCAAAATAAAGTTGTGATGGTGACAGGGGCGGGTGGTTCAATTGGCTCAGAGTTATGTCGCCAAATTATTAAAAATCAACCCAAACTTTTGGTGTTATATGAACTAACAGAGTTTGCACTTTATGATATTGATAAAGAACTGCGACGAACTGCAAATTGTGAGATTGTGCCCATTTTAGGAACGGTACAAGATCAGCAAAAGCTAGAGCGCATTATTGAACAATATCAAGTACAAACTGTATATCATGCAGCTGCATATAAACATGTGCCTCTAGTTGAATGTAATCCAATTGCGGGCTTAAAAAATAATGCGATTGGTACTGCAAATAGTTTGAATGCCGCAGTGAAAAAAGGTGTAGAAACCTTTGTTTTAATTTCAACAGATAAGGCGGTCCGTCCAACCAATGTGATGGGGGCTTCTAAACGTATGGCTGAGCTTTATTGTCAGGCTGTTGCTGAGACAAAGCCAAATACACAAATCAGTATTGTTCGTTTTGGTAATGTCTTGGGTTCCTCTGGTTCTGTTGTACCGTTGTTTAAGCAACAAATTGCTGCAGGTGGTCCAATTACGGTGACCCATCCAGATGTAACACGTTATTTTATGACCATTCCTGAAGCATCACAGTTAGTAATTCAGGCTGGTGCATTAGGTTCAGGTGGTGATGTGTTTTTATTGGATATGGGAGAGCCGGTTCGCATTCAAGACCTTGCCCGCCAAATGATTAAACTCAGTGGTTTAAAAGTACGTGAAGCAGGCTCTTTAGATGGTGATATTGAAATTGCTTATAGTGGTTTAAGGCCTGGTGAAAAATTGTATGAAGAGTTACTAATTGATCAGGAAAATACAGAATATACGCAGCATACGCGAATCCTTCGTTCTTTTGAAAAGCATTATCCTTTAGAAGAAATTCAAGAAATTTTTGCTAGAATTAATCAAATGACAGCGATTGATCATGATGTTGATTGGGCATTGACCCAACTTGAACATTATGTTGATGGTTATATGCGTAGTGGCGAAGTCAGAGTAAATTAA
- a CDS encoding MraY family glycosyltransferase: MFVLAFFLLAFVLTYLMRMYALKQNIIDSPNERSSHSIPTPRGGGVAVVISYLLGIVLLIYLGDISQHVGITLTLAGFVIALLGFLDDHGHINALVRLAIHFLVAIGAVVSLGGFSEVALFNGSVQLGWFANIIAVLFLVWLLNLYNFMDGINGIASIEVITATVSMGVIYLLFTSELSSQSLFLLAACAAGFLLWNFPKARIFMGDACSGFLGLILGILALIALKQDAVLFCAWIICLGVFIVDATFTLIRRVINGHKMYDAHRSHAYQYASRKYNSHTVVTLGVLVINVLWLLPIAYLATQHYLMPELLILIAYIPLIVLAIYFGAGKTENA, from the coding sequence ATGTTTGTACTCGCTTTTTTTTTACTTGCTTTTGTGCTGACCTATCTCATGCGGATGTATGCACTTAAGCAAAATATTATCGATAGCCCCAACGAGCGAAGTTCGCACAGTATTCCAACACCACGAGGCGGAGGTGTGGCTGTCGTCATCAGCTATCTCCTGGGGATAGTGCTGCTTATCTATCTAGGAGACATATCTCAACATGTTGGCATCACTTTAACTTTAGCTGGTTTTGTTATCGCACTGCTGGGTTTTTTAGATGATCATGGTCATATCAATGCTTTGGTACGATTAGCGATCCACTTTCTAGTAGCAATTGGTGCTGTTGTATCATTGGGTGGTTTTTCTGAAGTTGCATTATTTAATGGCAGTGTTCAACTAGGATGGTTTGCGAATATTATTGCAGTGCTGTTTCTAGTGTGGTTGCTGAACCTGTATAACTTCATGGATGGTATTAATGGTATTGCAAGTATTGAGGTAATTACAGCGACAGTAAGCATGGGCGTAATCTATCTTCTATTTACATCTGAATTATCAAGTCAGTCACTGTTTTTATTAGCAGCTTGTGCAGCGGGTTTTCTACTATGGAACTTTCCCAAAGCTCGTATCTTTATGGGAGATGCATGTAGCGGCTTCTTAGGGTTAATTCTGGGTATTCTTGCATTAATAGCATTAAAACAAGATGCTGTTCTATTCTGCGCATGGATTATATGTTTAGGTGTATTTATTGTAGATGCTACTTTCACTTTAATTCGTCGGGTAATAAATGGTCACAAAATGTATGATGCACATCGAAGTCATGCATACCAATACGCATCTAGAAAATATAATAGTCATACCGTTGTGACACTTGGAGTGTTGGTAATTAATGTTTTATGGTTATTGCCGATTGCCTATTTAGCAACACAGCATTATTTAATGCCAGAGTTACTGATTTTAATTGCTTATATTCCATTGATTGTTTTAGCCATATATTTTGGTGCAGGTAAAACAGAAAATGCTTAA
- a CDS encoding phosphohexomutase domain-containing protein, which translates to MTQLTCFKAYDIRGKLGTELNEEIAYNIGRAYGQIYQPNKVVVGCDIRLSSEGLKQATIRGLNDAGIDVLDLGMTGTEEVYFGAFHLDVQGGIEITASHNPMDYNGMKLVRENARPISADTGLKEIQTLAESGQFTEVAQKGKTQHYNILPEFVDHLLTYIDPQKIKPLKLVVNAGNGAAGHVIDAIEQKFEQLNIPVEFIKIHHEADGTFPNGIPNPILIENRDSTRNAVLQHQADMGIAWDGDFDRCFLFDEKGQFIEGYYIVGLLAQAFLIKQSGEKIVHDPRLVWNTFDIVNQYQGVAVQSKSGHAFIKDVMREHNAVYGGEMSAHHYFRDFAYCDSGMIPWLLTIALLSETGQSLSTLVENMIAKFPCSGEINFKVADTQATVQKIFDHYANQNPQVDRTDGVSLDFGAWRLNVRASNTEPLLRLNIESRADKNPQPMQHYVDELTTLIQG; encoded by the coding sequence GTCGTGCCTATGGGCAAATCTACCAACCTAATAAAGTTGTAGTCGGTTGTGATATCCGCCTCAGCAGCGAAGGTTTAAAACAAGCAACGATTCGTGGTTTAAATGATGCAGGTATCGATGTCCTTGATCTAGGGATGACAGGCACGGAAGAAGTATATTTCGGCGCTTTCCACCTTGATGTACAAGGGGGAATCGAAATCACCGCCAGTCACAATCCAATGGATTACAATGGAATGAAACTGGTCCGTGAAAATGCTCGTCCGATTAGTGCAGATACAGGTCTCAAAGAAATTCAAACACTAGCTGAATCAGGTCAATTCACCGAAGTAGCACAAAAAGGAAAAACTCAACACTATAATATTTTGCCTGAGTTCGTTGATCACCTACTCACTTATATTGACCCACAAAAAATTAAACCACTCAAACTAGTGGTGAATGCAGGTAATGGCGCAGCAGGTCATGTGATCGATGCGATTGAACAAAAATTCGAGCAACTCAATATTCCAGTTGAATTTATTAAAATTCATCATGAAGCAGACGGTACTTTCCCAAATGGTATTCCGAATCCGATTCTGATTGAAAACCGTGACAGCACCCGTAATGCCGTACTGCAACATCAAGCCGATATGGGCATTGCTTGGGATGGTGACTTTGATCGTTGTTTCCTGTTTGATGAAAAAGGGCAGTTTATCGAAGGCTATTACATCGTCGGTTTATTGGCACAGGCCTTCCTGATCAAGCAATCAGGCGAGAAAATCGTGCATGACCCACGTCTAGTCTGGAATACCTTTGATATTGTCAATCAATATCAAGGCGTTGCGGTACAATCAAAATCTGGGCATGCTTTTATTAAAGATGTGATGCGTGAACACAATGCAGTTTACGGCGGTGAAATGAGTGCCCACCATTATTTCCGTGATTTTGCTTATTGCGATAGTGGCATGATTCCGTGGTTACTCACCATTGCATTACTTTCAGAAACAGGACAGTCGCTTTCAACGCTGGTGGAGAACATGATTGCCAAATTCCCATGTAGTGGTGAAATCAATTTTAAAGTGGCAGATACCCAAGCGACAGTACAAAAGATTTTTGACCATTATGCAAATCAGAATCCTCAAGTAGACCGTACTGATGGGGTGAGTCTGGATTTCGGTGCTTGGCGCTTGAATGTACGTGCGTCAAATACAGAGCCATTACTTCGACTTAATATCGAGAGCCGTGCAGATAAAAATCCACAACCGATGCAACACTATGTTGATGAATTAACGACTTTGATCCAAGGTTAA
- the galE gene encoding UDP-glucose 4-epimerase GalE gives MANILVTGGAGYIGSHTCLELLNAGHEVIVFDNLSNGSGESLRRVEKLANNSLDFVQGDIRCQDELDRVFQNYQIDAVIHFAGLKAVGESQQIPLTYFDHNIAGSIQLFKSMQKAGVFSLVFSSSATVYGELNPSPYQEDMPLSLPNNNYGYTKLVIEQMLEKMALADARWSIALLRYFNPVGAHKSGQIGEDPRGIPNNLMPYVTQVAIGRREKLSIFGHDYPTKDGTCERDFIHVVDLAKAHVLALSNRLNNQGCRAWNIGTGAPISVLQIKETFEKVNGVQIPTEFAERRSGDLPAFYADASRAKNELGWQPQYTLEDMLADSWNWQKHNPNGFS, from the coding sequence ATGGCTAATATTTTAGTCACAGGTGGCGCGGGTTATATTGGTTCACATACCTGTTTAGAATTACTGAATGCAGGCCATGAAGTGATTGTTTTTGATAATCTGTCGAATGGTTCTGGAGAGTCTTTACGCCGTGTAGAAAAACTGGCGAATAACAGTTTGGATTTTGTACAAGGTGATATCCGTTGTCAGGATGAACTTGATCGGGTTTTTCAAAATTATCAGATCGATGCTGTGATCCATTTTGCAGGCTTAAAAGCTGTGGGTGAGAGTCAACAAATACCCTTAACATATTTTGATCATAATATTGCAGGGAGTATACAACTCTTCAAATCGATGCAAAAAGCAGGTGTTTTTAGCTTGGTCTTTAGTTCCTCTGCAACAGTATACGGTGAGTTAAATCCTTCACCTTATCAGGAAGACATGCCTCTGAGCTTGCCGAATAACAATTATGGTTATACCAAATTGGTTATTGAGCAGATGCTAGAAAAAATGGCGCTGGCAGATGCAAGATGGTCAATTGCTTTACTTCGTTATTTTAATCCTGTCGGTGCGCATAAAAGTGGGCAGATAGGTGAAGATCCTCGAGGAATCCCGAATAATTTAATGCCTTATGTGACTCAAGTTGCTATAGGACGTCGTGAAAAACTATCTATTTTTGGTCATGATTATCCAACTAAAGATGGTACTTGTGAGCGGGACTTTATTCATGTGGTAGATTTGGCGAAAGCCCATGTGCTGGCGTTGTCTAATCGTCTAAATAATCAAGGCTGCCGAGCCTGGAATATTGGAACAGGCGCTCCAATATCTGTTTTGCAAATTAAAGAAACGTTTGAGAAAGTGAATGGGGTTCAGATTCCGACAGAATTTGCTGAACGGAGATCTGGTGACTTACCCGCATTTTATGCGGATGCTTCGCGAGCTAAAAACGAGCTTGGTTGGCAGCCCCAATATACGCTGGAAGATATGCTGGCAGATAGCTGGAACTGGCAGAAACACAATCCTAACGGTTTTAGCTGA
- a CDS encoding PglD-related sugar-binding protein, which translates to MLKQDVLLILGAGGHGRSVAEAALLSGQWGSIVFADDSWPQRVEVAGFPIVANIDTIPTLISTITAAIPAVGNNQVRQAWFQKLKDLGIPIATIMHPSAIIGSRAMVGEGVCILAGCIVGVDVKVEDGVIVNLTSAIDHDCKIGMFSHLSVGVKITGNKEVAPFTFLEAGSIIAH; encoded by the coding sequence ATGCTTAAGCAAGATGTTTTGTTGATTTTAGGTGCTGGTGGTCATGGTAGATCTGTTGCAGAAGCAGCATTGTTATCGGGTCAATGGGGTAGCATTGTATTTGCGGATGATAGTTGGCCGCAAAGAGTGGAAGTTGCTGGTTTCCCGATTGTAGCTAATATAGATACAATTCCAACGCTTATCTCTACGATTACTGCAGCAATTCCTGCAGTGGGCAATAATCAGGTTAGGCAGGCTTGGTTTCAGAAGCTAAAAGATTTGGGAATTCCTATAGCCACAATTATGCATCCATCAGCGATAATTGGCTCTAGAGCTATGGTAGGAGAAGGTGTTTGTATTCTCGCAGGATGTATTGTGGGGGTTGATGTTAAAGTGGAAGATGGCGTAATTGTTAATTTAACATCTGCCATTGATCATGACTGTAAAATAGGAATGTTTTCCCATCTCAGTGTTGGCGTTAAAATTACAGGAAATAAAGAGGTTGCACCTTTTACTTTTCTAGAGGCGGGCTCAATTATTGCACATTAA
- a CDS encoding nucleotide sugar dehydrogenase, translated as MKIAVFGNTLYAGVMSALLSESGHFVYWCSDTQKQENDLQYAFHDENVSRLLEKQLKSGFLKYAALQNLPLDIDGYLFSFNQTQEAFVFELLETLKQRTIIHPKLMINASTFGLHGTEKMQQILSEDDWVYLPDTIQEGNALQSLTQAKQLIVGCLDSQVQSKVKELLRPFFPLEQQYLFMPILDAEFTKLSISGMLATRISYINDLAVVAEKLGIDIASVRQGMAADNRIGAAYLYPGAGFGGENFSHDVLTLASTVANTGVKSQLLAQVWDINEQQKEILFRKLWNYYHGDLQGKTIAIWGASFKENTSSIQQSPIHQMLKALWAQGVTVRLHDPQALDEVAMIYGQRSDLVLCADQYDAVCHAHGLCALTAWKQYWSPDFKQLTQLMEHPLILDGRNIYDPRYVKAQGFAYMGVGR; from the coding sequence ATGAAAATCGCAGTTTTTGGTAATACCTTATATGCTGGGGTAATGTCTGCGCTATTATCTGAATCTGGGCACTTTGTTTATTGGTGTTCCGATACTCAGAAACAAGAGAATGATTTGCAATATGCATTTCATGATGAAAATGTTAGCCGCTTATTAGAAAAACAGTTGAAAAGTGGTTTCCTTAAATATGCTGCTCTTCAAAATCTCCCTCTAGATATCGATGGATATTTATTTAGCTTTAATCAAACTCAAGAAGCTTTTGTCTTTGAGCTTTTAGAGACTCTTAAGCAAAGAACCATTATTCATCCTAAGTTGATGATCAATGCTTCTACCTTTGGTTTGCATGGCACTGAAAAAATGCAGCAGATCCTTTCAGAGGATGATTGGGTTTATTTACCAGATACGATTCAGGAAGGTAATGCCTTACAAAGTTTAACCCAAGCGAAGCAATTAATTGTTGGGTGTTTGGATAGTCAAGTCCAGAGCAAAGTCAAAGAGTTATTACGACCTTTCTTTCCATTAGAGCAACAGTATTTATTCATGCCAATTTTGGATGCGGAGTTTACCAAACTCAGTATTTCAGGCATGTTAGCAACACGAATTAGCTATATTAATGATTTAGCGGTGGTTGCTGAAAAACTCGGTATTGATATCGCTTCGGTTAGACAGGGTATGGCTGCGGATAATCGAATTGGTGCTGCCTATTTGTATCCTGGCGCAGGCTTTGGCGGGGAGAATTTTTCTCATGATGTTTTAACACTTGCTAGTACTGTGGCTAATACGGGAGTCAAAAGCCAATTACTCGCGCAAGTTTGGGACATTAATGAGCAACAAAAAGAAATTCTATTTCGTAAGTTGTGGAATTATTATCACGGTGATTTGCAAGGTAAAACCATTGCAATATGGGGAGCTTCCTTTAAGGAAAATACCTCAAGTATTCAACAATCACCCATACATCAGATGTTAAAAGCATTGTGGGCACAAGGCGTGACAGTTCGTTTACATGATCCACAGGCTTTAGATGAAGTCGCCATGATTTATGGTCAAAGATCAGATTTAGTCCTCTGTGCAGACCAATATGATGCAGTTTGTCATGCTCATGGTTTGTGTGCTTTAACTGCATGGAAGCAATATTGGAGTCCAGACTTTAAACAATTAACTCAGTTGATGGAACATCCTTTGATTTTAGATGGGCGTAATATTTATGATCCGCGTTATGTAAAAGCACAAGGTTTTGCTTATATGGGAGTGGGGCGCTAA
- the galU gene encoding UTP--glucose-1-phosphate uridylyltransferase GalU, translating into MIKRAILPVAGLGTRFLPASKSIPKEMVTVVDRPAIEYVVREAVEAGIEQIILVTHSSKASIENYFDRNFELETTLEQKKKFDLLKEITDILPKHVSVVSVRQPQPLGLGHAVLCAKDIVGDEAFAVLLPDVLVKDTATENDLSLMIQRFEQSQAAQIMVEAVPDHLVDQYGIVDVASSPNEGESTVMQGIVEKPAVGTAPSNLSVVGRYILPAKIMAMLENTPRGAGNEIQLTDAIASLQQLESVEAYRMKGQTFDCGSKIGYLKAVLHYGIDHPKLGEDFKGLIRELAL; encoded by the coding sequence ATGATTAAAAGAGCAATTTTACCAGTTGCAGGATTAGGAACGCGTTTTTTACCAGCGAGTAAGTCGATACCTAAAGAGATGGTAACGGTGGTAGATCGTCCAGCAATTGAATATGTGGTGCGTGAAGCCGTTGAAGCGGGGATTGAGCAGATTATTTTAGTCACCCACTCATCTAAAGCATCAATTGAAAATTATTTTGATCGTAATTTTGAGCTTGAAACCACGTTAGAGCAAAAAAAGAAATTTGATTTACTCAAAGAAATCACTGATATTCTGCCAAAACATGTCAGCGTCGTGAGTGTGCGTCAACCACAGCCTTTAGGGCTTGGGCATGCAGTGCTTTGCGCAAAAGATATTGTCGGTGATGAAGCTTTTGCTGTTTTGCTACCTGATGTGTTGGTTAAAGATACTGCGACAGAAAATGATTTATCGCTTATGATTCAACGCTTTGAACAGTCGCAAGCTGCGCAAATTATGGTGGAAGCAGTGCCTGACCATTTGGTGGATCAATACGGTATCGTAGATGTGGCAAGCTCTCCGAATGAAGGTGAGAGTACTGTTATGCAAGGAATTGTAGAGAAACCTGCGGTGGGAACAGCGCCTTCGAATTTATCTGTTGTGGGGCGTTATATCTTACCTGCTAAAATTATGGCAATGTTAGAGAATACGCCGCGTGGAGCGGGTAATGAGATTCAATTGACAGATGCTATTGCAAGCCTACAACAACTTGAATCTGTTGAAGCCTACCGAATGAAGGGGCAGACCTTTGATTGTGGTAGTAAGATTGGTTATCTTAAAGCTGTATTACACTATGGTATTGATCATCCAAAGCTGGGTGAAGATTTTAAGGGCTTAATTCGTGAGTTAGCCCTATAG
- the pgi gene encoding glucose-6-phosphate isomerase: MIKHTQPFLIAEGASVYEELSTLKEHFIDIHLNTLFTSDTSRFQHFSVEYDEVFFDFSKHRIDQQILDRLVDLAHAQNLGQWINKLFSAEKINYTEQRAAMHWALRLPQETSLQPEITAQVHSQLDHMYALVEKIHAGQYRGATGEVIQDVVNIGVGGSDLGPLMVTHALSDFKVPTAKPLAVHFVSTMDGSQLSDLLHQLRPETTLFIISSKSFGTIDTLSNAQTVRQWLEKALGSNDKILKNHFIGVSTKPEKMTEWGIATDKQLLLWDWVGGRYSLWSCIGLPIALTIGVDGFKQLLAGAHAIDQHFQTAPFHQNIPVLMGLLGAWNNNFLDIQTHAVLPYDGRLKYFAAYLQQLEMESNGKSTQRNGEKVNSATCPIVWGEVGPNAQHAFYQLLHQGTHSVSCDFIAPVKRYNANQFTYVENAAALVEQHHLALSNCLAQSRLLAFGNQALAANELQDLPTYKQYDGNQPSSTILLKELNPYSLGMLIAMYEHKVFVQSVLWNINPFDQWGVEKGKEIANQLLPILNREQEDLSTFDASTQGLLKILLGKTDG; this comes from the coding sequence ATGATTAAACATACACAACCTTTCCTCATCGCGGAGGGCGCTTCTGTATATGAAGAGTTATCCACGTTAAAAGAACATTTCATAGATATTCACCTAAATACGCTATTTACATCAGATACGTCACGTTTTCAGCATTTTTCTGTTGAATATGATGAGGTTTTCTTTGATTTTAGTAAGCATCGGATTGATCAGCAGATTTTGGATAGATTGGTTGATTTGGCGCATGCACAGAACTTGGGTCAATGGATTAATAAACTGTTTTCAGCTGAAAAGATTAATTATACTGAGCAACGCGCAGCGATGCATTGGGCATTACGTTTACCCCAAGAGACATCTTTACAGCCTGAAATAACTGCACAAGTACATTCTCAGCTTGACCATATGTATGCTTTAGTTGAGAAAATACACGCTGGACAATACCGTGGTGCTACGGGCGAAGTGATCCAAGATGTGGTTAATATTGGGGTTGGTGGGTCAGACCTTGGCCCATTGATGGTGACCCATGCGTTGTCTGATTTTAAAGTGCCAACAGCTAAACCTTTAGCAGTGCATTTTGTTTCCACGATGGATGGGAGTCAGTTATCTGATTTATTACATCAGTTACGGCCAGAAACAACACTTTTTATTATTTCATCAAAGTCATTTGGCACCATCGATACGCTCTCTAATGCGCAAACAGTTCGTCAGTGGTTAGAGAAAGCTTTAGGTAGCAATGATAAAATTCTGAAAAATCATTTTATTGGGGTTTCGACTAAACCTGAAAAAATGACGGAATGGGGCATTGCCACTGACAAGCAACTGCTACTCTGGGATTGGGTGGGTGGCCGCTATTCACTTTGGTCATGTATTGGTTTACCAATTGCATTAACCATCGGTGTGGATGGTTTTAAACAATTGCTCGCGGGTGCACACGCCATAGACCAGCATTTTCAAACCGCTCCATTTCATCAAAATATTCCAGTTTTAATGGGCTTGTTAGGCGCATGGAATAACAACTTCCTTGATATTCAGACACATGCTGTATTGCCCTATGATGGGCGTTTAAAATATTTTGCTGCATATTTACAGCAGTTGGAAATGGAGTCGAATGGTAAATCGACCCAGCGAAATGGTGAAAAGGTTAACTCCGCAACTTGCCCAATTGTGTGGGGTGAGGTTGGTCCTAATGCACAACATGCATTTTATCAACTATTACACCAAGGCACACACTCTGTGAGCTGTGATTTTATTGCACCTGTGAAACGTTATAATGCTAATCAATTTACTTATGTAGAAAATGCAGCTGCATTGGTTGAGCAACATCATTTGGCATTATCCAATTGTTTAGCACAATCACGCTTGTTGGCGTTTGGTAATCAGGCACTTGCTGCCAATGAGCTGCAAGATCTTCCAACTTATAAGCAATATGATGGTAATCAGCCTAGCTCAACGATTTTGCTGAAAGAGCTAAATCCTTATAGTTTGGGGATGTTGATTGCAATGTATGAGCATAAAGTATTTGTGCAATCTGTGTTGTGGAATATCAACCCTTTCGATCAATGGGGCGTTGAAAAAGGTAAGGAAATTGCCAATCAGCTATTACCGATTCTTAACCGTGAGCAAGAGGATTTATCTACATTTGATGCCTCAACACAAGGTTTGCTTAAAATATTGTTAGGAAAGACGGATGGCTAA
- a CDS encoding NAD-dependent epimerase/dehydratase family protein has protein sequence MLLNKILVTGSNGFLGKFLCQYLSDKDYSVIAHTRTPQIFSHSNIENINFDLNENLEEFNFKGFEAIIHCAGRAHVMNETEASPLDAYRRINVEGTLNLAKKAVQSGVKRFIYLSSIKVNGEEATEQKPFTADDPIYTDDPYGLSKYEAEQALLKLAEETSLDVIIIRPVLIYGPNVKANFKSMVSLASTKIPLPIGLLDNKRSMVSVYNLADLIRVCLTHPDAAGQVFLASDQDDISVKQLFDQLASCQGNKLIKIPVPKSLIYLLASLVGRSAVASRLCSELVVDTSKNTQVLGWNAPYSTEQSLAKMFKEMEPN, from the coding sequence ATGTTGTTAAATAAAATATTAGTTACAGGCAGTAATGGTTTTCTTGGTAAATTCCTTTGTCAGTATTTATCTGATAAAGATTATTCTGTTATTGCGCATACACGTACTCCTCAGATTTTTAGTCATTCAAACATTGAAAATATTAATTTTGATTTAAATGAGAACTTAGAAGAATTTAATTTTAAAGGTTTTGAAGCAATCATACATTGTGCTGGTCGTGCCCATGTGATGAATGAAACTGAGGCTTCCCCTTTAGATGCATATCGACGGATTAATGTGGAGGGAACGTTGAACCTTGCCAAAAAGGCGGTTCAAAGTGGAGTAAAACGTTTTATTTATTTGAGCAGTATTAAGGTTAATGGCGAAGAGGCGACCGAGCAGAAACCTTTTACTGCTGATGATCCTATTTATACAGATGATCCCTATGGTTTGTCTAAATACGAAGCTGAACAAGCTTTATTGAAATTGGCAGAAGAAACTAGTTTAGATGTCATTATTATTCGACCCGTGCTGATTTATGGACCAAATGTAAAAGCTAATTTTAAAAGTATGGTTTCACTTGCTTCAACGAAGATTCCTTTACCGATAGGACTTTTAGATAATAAACGCAGTATGGTGAGTGTGTATAACCTAGCTGATCTAATACGTGTATGTCTCACGCATCCAGATGCAGCTGGGCAGGTTTTTTTAGCAAGCGATCAAGATGATATTTCAGTAAAGCAGCTGTTTGATCAACTGGCATCATGCCAAGGGAATAAGCTTATTAAAATACCTGTGCCGAAAAGCTTAATTTACTTGTTAGCAAGTCTGGTTGGTCGTTCTGCGGTGGCATCTCGATTGTGTTCTGAATTAGTCGTCGATACTTCAAAGAATACACAAGTTCTCGGTTGGAATGCACCATATTCGACAGAGCAAAGCTTGGCTAAAATGTTTAAAGAAATGGAACCGAATTGA